A region from the Lycium barbarum isolate Lr01 chromosome 8, ASM1917538v2, whole genome shotgun sequence genome encodes:
- the LOC132607172 gene encoding uncharacterized protein LOC132607172 isoform X2 codes for MPNQKQGSEQLQALMQSGQITESMSFNGTLSKEDEEMSRSALSTFKAKEEEIEKRKMEVRERVQAQLGRVEEETRRLAIIREELEALADPMKKDVQSVRKRIDAVNKELKPLGQTCQKKEREYKEALEAFNEKHKEKVQLISRLMELVGESEKMRLKKLEELSKSIETIR; via the exons ATGCCAAATCAAAAGCAAGGAAGTGAACAGCTACAAGCACTGATGCAATCTGGACAAATTACTGAGTCAATGAGCTTTAATGGGACATTAAGTAAAGAAGATGAAGAGATGTCCAGGTCAGCACTTTCAACATTCAAAGctaaagaagaagaaattgagaAAAGGAAAATGGAAGTTAGAGAAAGAGTTCAAGCTCAATTGGGTCGGGTCGAAGAAGAAACCCGACGTTTAGCCATTATTCGTGAG GAACTAGAAGCATTAGCTGATCCAATGAAGAAAGACGTTCAATCAGTTCGGAAGAGGATTGATGCTGTTAACAAAGAGTTAAAACCCCTTGGACAGACCTGCCAGAAGAAG GAAAGAGAGTACAAAGAAGCTCTTGAGGCCTTCAATGAAAAACACAAGGAAAAAGTACAGCTAATATCAAGATTGATGGAG CTGGTGGGCGAAAGTGAGAAAATGCGGTTGAAGAAGTTGGAGGAGCTGAGCAAGAGCATTGAAACAATACGCTGA
- the LOC132607172 gene encoding uncharacterized protein LOC132607172 isoform X1, producing MPNQKQGSEQLQALMQSGQITESMSFNGTLSKEDEEMSRSALSTFKAKEEEIEKRKMEVRERVQAQLGRVEEETRRLAIIREELEALADPMKKDVQSVRKRIDAVNKELKPLGQTCQKKEREYKEALEAFNEKHKEKVQLISRLMEVSLLVGESEKMRLKKLEELSKSIETIR from the exons ATGCCAAATCAAAAGCAAGGAAGTGAACAGCTACAAGCACTGATGCAATCTGGACAAATTACTGAGTCAATGAGCTTTAATGGGACATTAAGTAAAGAAGATGAAGAGATGTCCAGGTCAGCACTTTCAACATTCAAAGctaaagaagaagaaattgagaAAAGGAAAATGGAAGTTAGAGAAAGAGTTCAAGCTCAATTGGGTCGGGTCGAAGAAGAAACCCGACGTTTAGCCATTATTCGTGAG GAACTAGAAGCATTAGCTGATCCAATGAAGAAAGACGTTCAATCAGTTCGGAAGAGGATTGATGCTGTTAACAAAGAGTTAAAACCCCTTGGACAGACCTGCCAGAAGAAG GAAAGAGAGTACAAAGAAGCTCTTGAGGCCTTCAATGAAAAACACAAGGAAAAAGTACAGCTAATATCAAGATTGATGGAGGTAAGTCTC CTGGTGGGCGAAAGTGAGAAAATGCGGTTGAAGAAGTTGGAGGAGCTGAGCAAGAGCATTGAAACAATACGCTGA